A portion of the Deinococcus hopiensis KR-140 genome contains these proteins:
- a CDS encoding DUF4132 domain-containing protein — protein sequence MNVQEHLATFQQPWKKPFLARAQSLPQPLRDIAAELATEYHYQKLNLLAERLAGAILGGETSTLEQLTSVFFPAFSETAARTLSALLTRHSYPLGSGRRAFRAPGHPLQARRAATWMLSAWNATRDYPQKLEWFAVHAGLLSSWQSHALGLLFAQALDDGDDTVFQVLRDTASTQHETARMGRHVPLALLASRRSEAWDLAEGLLVAAQRQEGLRQIILETVDEANLDAFVRFLHLILKEDLLRFATCLRAADVWFGLNYDVGDVKTVRKLLAQALGYLEDPASAHVAVQSGTAVDAYLALFTLAMRDAQQASELARPLLADAEAERRMAAAQFLLAAGLLPQTELAPLLEDPDVRISALVVGHVNAWSTQTSALSFQALEAYAARLPRDEQHVPLVFPWWGQTPARSDVTDALTAFVGDQHISVLTPHLSQMSSNGKYRVAALLKEKLPQVLDAASRHLVLALLQDSQSAVSEQALKVVAELDLTPEEADVVCTLLKRRSADLRRGLIRLLARDPERGQLSAAKLLATRNAGQRQAGLQLLLEVGGELPADFQPRGTTEETLVAQITDPGSTLTLADGLGLFDPQQLVPVPDLHAREGEYAQDARRGASLLQHLDGYVHTHRERPLTGAGWDGQETLLLGNAQPWQLRGDPPPLMELWEQWWTRRTDARPGDLIRMHWALGHQIALKEQQTADDDLGDEDFGEDLGDNTPEPEVPVAPEVVEAEVTLARLRAQTIERVLGPRVPFDLRYRGVVSMIVGFLGKNADAVDAELALGAWETGLTYVPRDAQVVTHPQYTWRREDPRDLVAWLARPMNNTGWFPEHLQRVWTLQVYQDRAFANLPRSRPDLTLLLHAQEQGWASQHDLFDTLIGPRASGGGHPELQTYTSRTLREDLPVTPLWLEAVNQVCERVLEVESVRGDLETPATNAALNLRSVAGARWTLPLLASLGKNPLRRGSSGTSRDGTFSHLIRMSFPAPEDTPAAFSKGVEDLKVSDARLLDLAMFAPQWSALVQAKLKWKGLQDGVYWLHAHTRDNSWSVPPEVREAWEAEISERTPLGTDSLTEGAVDVAWFRKMYKSLGAASFTALLSAAKYASSSGGHKRAELFAQTLLGHISEAALRTRITEKRNGDAVRALGLLPFSRKKAVAAAELESRYRLLSDFRREAKQFGAQRQASERLAADIGMHNLARTAGYLDPQRLMWAMEARLAPDWQKAVESGGVTLTVDLSAAGEASLRVIRGEKTLKALPPALKKDPGVVAIRAAVTELQATRKRMRSALEEAMVRGDHFQPQELRDLARHPVISPMLRSLVWVLNEGPVGWWQGDSLQTVGGDEQIGEQALRLAHPHDLFVSGHWITFQERVIFEGLVQPFKQVFREYYPITPAESDAYRSTRYAGHHVQPTQAAGLFKTRGWVTVYEEGVRKTYHAEGINVWVDTPVGYGTPNEVEGSPLSAVYFVRRDEQEAMLLSAVPPRLFSETMRDLDLVVSVAHVGGVDPEASQSTVEMRADLLRETLRLLKLTNVRIDNSHALIQGHYASYTVHLGSGTVHRLPGGFLCVIPVHNQHQGRIFLPFADPDPRTSEVVSKVLLLAEDKKIQDLTILEQLT from the coding sequence ATGAACGTTCAGGAGCACCTTGCCACCTTCCAGCAGCCCTGGAAAAAACCTTTCCTGGCGCGCGCCCAGTCGCTTCCTCAACCGCTGCGCGACATCGCTGCCGAGCTGGCCACCGAGTACCACTACCAAAAACTCAATCTGTTGGCCGAGCGTCTTGCCGGCGCCATTCTTGGGGGTGAAACCTCCACCCTGGAGCAACTCACCTCTGTTTTCTTCCCTGCCTTTTCCGAGACCGCCGCCCGGACGCTCAGCGCCCTGCTGACCCGCCACTCCTATCCGCTGGGTTCGGGCCGACGCGCCTTCCGCGCGCCCGGGCACCCCTTGCAGGCCAGGCGCGCGGCGACGTGGATGCTAAGCGCCTGGAACGCCACGCGCGATTACCCGCAGAAGCTGGAATGGTTCGCCGTTCACGCGGGCCTGCTGTCCAGCTGGCAATCGCACGCCCTGGGGCTGCTGTTCGCTCAGGCCCTCGATGACGGAGACGACACGGTCTTTCAGGTGCTGCGGGACACCGCCTCCACCCAGCACGAGACCGCGCGGATGGGACGCCACGTTCCCCTGGCCCTGCTTGCCAGCCGCCGTTCCGAGGCGTGGGACCTTGCCGAAGGCCTGCTGGTGGCCGCGCAGCGTCAGGAGGGACTGAGGCAGATCATTCTCGAAACGGTCGATGAGGCCAACCTGGACGCCTTCGTGCGATTCCTGCACCTGATTCTCAAAGAAGACCTGCTGCGCTTCGCCACGTGCCTGCGTGCGGCAGACGTGTGGTTCGGCCTGAACTACGACGTGGGAGACGTCAAGACTGTTCGCAAGCTGCTCGCCCAGGCGCTGGGCTACCTGGAAGACCCCGCTTCGGCGCACGTCGCCGTACAGTCCGGTACTGCTGTGGACGCGTACCTGGCCCTGTTCACCCTCGCCATGCGCGACGCCCAGCAGGCCAGCGAACTCGCCCGACCGCTCCTGGCCGACGCGGAGGCCGAGCGCCGTATGGCCGCTGCGCAGTTCCTGCTGGCCGCTGGGCTCCTGCCCCAGACCGAGCTTGCCCCCTTGCTGGAAGACCCCGACGTCCGCATCAGTGCGCTGGTCGTGGGCCACGTGAACGCCTGGAGCACCCAGACCAGCGCGTTGAGCTTCCAGGCGCTGGAAGCGTACGCCGCGCGGCTCCCCAGGGACGAGCAGCACGTTCCCCTGGTGTTTCCCTGGTGGGGTCAGACCCCCGCGCGCAGCGACGTGACCGACGCCCTCACCGCGTTCGTGGGGGATCAGCACATCAGCGTCCTGACCCCACACCTGTCCCAGATGAGCAGTAACGGGAAGTACCGCGTCGCAGCGCTGCTCAAGGAGAAGCTACCCCAGGTTCTGGATGCCGCAAGCCGTCACCTCGTGCTGGCCCTGCTGCAAGACTCCCAGAGTGCGGTCTCCGAGCAGGCCCTGAAGGTGGTTGCCGAGTTGGACCTCACTCCTGAGGAAGCGGACGTGGTCTGCACCCTTCTCAAGCGCCGCAGTGCGGACCTGCGGCGGGGCCTGATTCGCCTGCTCGCGCGTGACCCAGAACGGGGACAACTCAGCGCCGCGAAGTTGCTTGCCACCCGCAATGCCGGGCAGCGCCAGGCGGGACTTCAGCTGCTGCTGGAGGTCGGTGGGGAACTCCCGGCGGACTTCCAGCCGCGCGGAACCACCGAAGAGACGCTGGTGGCCCAGATCACCGATCCGGGTAGCACCTTGACCCTCGCGGACGGGCTGGGCCTGTTCGATCCTCAGCAGCTCGTTCCCGTGCCTGACCTACACGCGCGGGAAGGCGAGTACGCGCAGGACGCGCGCCGGGGCGCGTCCCTCTTGCAGCACCTCGACGGGTACGTTCACACGCACCGTGAGCGTCCCCTGACAGGCGCGGGATGGGACGGGCAGGAGACCCTGCTGCTCGGGAACGCCCAGCCGTGGCAACTGCGGGGTGACCCGCCGCCGCTGATGGAGCTGTGGGAGCAGTGGTGGACTCGCCGCACTGACGCACGTCCGGGTGACCTTATCCGCATGCACTGGGCCCTCGGGCACCAGATCGCCCTGAAAGAGCAGCAGACCGCCGACGACGACCTGGGCGATGAGGACTTTGGCGAGGACCTCGGCGACAACACTCCTGAGCCTGAAGTGCCGGTGGCTCCCGAAGTCGTGGAGGCGGAGGTCACCCTGGCCAGGCTGCGCGCGCAGACCATCGAGCGCGTTCTGGGACCGCGCGTTCCTTTCGACCTACGCTACCGGGGCGTGGTCAGCATGATTGTGGGTTTTCTGGGGAAGAACGCCGATGCGGTGGATGCCGAACTGGCGCTGGGCGCCTGGGAGACCGGCCTGACTTACGTGCCCCGTGACGCGCAGGTGGTGACGCACCCCCAGTACACCTGGCGGCGAGAAGATCCGCGAGATCTCGTGGCCTGGCTCGCACGCCCGATGAACAACACCGGCTGGTTCCCCGAGCATCTCCAGCGGGTCTGGACGCTCCAGGTCTATCAAGACCGCGCCTTTGCGAATCTTCCCCGCTCACGTCCGGATCTGACGTTACTGCTTCACGCGCAGGAACAGGGGTGGGCGTCGCAGCACGACCTGTTCGATACCCTGATTGGACCACGCGCGAGTGGCGGCGGGCACCCCGAACTCCAGACCTACACCTCGCGCACGCTCCGCGAGGACTTGCCCGTCACGCCCCTGTGGCTGGAGGCAGTGAATCAGGTGTGCGAGCGCGTCCTGGAGGTCGAATCGGTCCGTGGGGACCTGGAGACGCCCGCGACGAACGCTGCCCTGAATCTGCGAAGCGTCGCTGGTGCCCGCTGGACCCTGCCCCTGCTGGCTTCGTTGGGCAAAAACCCCCTCAGGCGCGGCTCTTCGGGCACCAGCCGGGACGGAACGTTCAGTCACCTGATCCGCATGTCTTTCCCTGCGCCGGAAGACACCCCCGCGGCGTTCAGCAAGGGGGTGGAGGATCTGAAGGTCAGCGACGCCCGGTTGCTGGACCTGGCGATGTTCGCGCCGCAGTGGTCCGCGCTGGTGCAAGCGAAGCTGAAGTGGAAAGGCCTGCAAGATGGGGTCTACTGGTTGCACGCCCACACCCGCGACAACAGCTGGAGTGTGCCTCCGGAAGTGCGCGAAGCCTGGGAAGCGGAGATCAGCGAGCGCACGCCCCTGGGCACCGACAGCCTGACAGAAGGGGCCGTGGACGTCGCGTGGTTTCGCAAGATGTACAAGTCGCTCGGTGCAGCGTCTTTCACGGCCCTGCTGAGCGCCGCCAAGTACGCGTCCAGCAGCGGCGGGCACAAGCGCGCTGAACTGTTCGCCCAGACGCTCCTGGGGCATATTTCCGAAGCTGCGCTCCGCACCCGCATCACCGAGAAGCGAAACGGCGACGCGGTGCGCGCCCTGGGCTTGCTGCCCTTCAGCCGCAAGAAGGCGGTGGCCGCTGCGGAACTCGAAAGCCGGTACCGGCTGCTGTCGGATTTCCGCCGGGAAGCCAAGCAGTTCGGTGCCCAGCGTCAGGCCAGTGAGCGCCTTGCGGCAGACATCGGGATGCACAACCTGGCCCGCACCGCCGGGTACCTCGATCCTCAGCGCCTGATGTGGGCGATGGAAGCGCGGCTCGCGCCCGACTGGCAGAAGGCCGTGGAATCGGGCGGCGTCACCCTTACCGTTGACCTGAGCGCGGCGGGGGAAGCCAGCTTACGCGTCATCCGCGGCGAGAAGACCCTCAAAGCCCTGCCGCCCGCGCTGAAGAAGGACCCCGGAGTCGTGGCGATTCGCGCTGCTGTGACGGAGTTGCAGGCCACCCGCAAGCGGATGCGGTCTGCGCTCGAAGAGGCGATGGTCCGCGGTGACCACTTCCAGCCTCAGGAACTGCGCGACCTTGCCCGTCACCCGGTGATTTCTCCCATGCTGCGCTCGCTGGTGTGGGTGCTCAACGAAGGTCCGGTCGGATGGTGGCAGGGCGACAGCCTCCAGACGGTGGGTGGAGACGAGCAGATTGGCGAACAGGCCCTGCGCCTCGCGCACCCGCATGACCTGTTCGTATCCGGTCACTGGATTACCTTTCAGGAACGCGTGATCTTCGAAGGGCTCGTTCAGCCGTTCAAGCAGGTGTTCCGCGAGTACTATCCCATCACCCCCGCCGAGAGTGACGCCTACCGCAGCACCCGGTATGCCGGTCATCACGTGCAGCCCACCCAGGCCGCTGGGCTGTTCAAGACGCGCGGCTGGGTCACCGTCTACGAGGAGGGCGTGCGCAAGACCTACCACGCCGAAGGCATCAACGTCTGGGTGGACACGCCCGTGGGGTACGGCACGCCCAACGAAGTGGAAGGCTCACCCCTCAGCGCTGTGTATTTCGTTCGCCGTGACGAGCAGGAAGCGATGCTGCTCAGCGCCGTGCCTCCCCGTCTCTTCAGTGAAACCATGCGTGACCTCGACCTGGTGGTCAGTGTGGCGCATGTGGGCGGTGTGGACCCCGAAGCCAGCCAGAGCACCGTGGAGATGCGGGCAGACCTCCTGCGCGAAACCCTGCGCCTGCTCAAACTGACCAACGTCCGCATCGACAACTCCCACGCGCTGATCCAGGGGCATTACGCCAGTTACACCGTGCACCTGGGCTCGGGCACCGTTCACCGCCTCCCCGGGGGATTCCTGTGCGTCATTCCGGTGCACAACCAGCACCAGGGCCGCATCTTCCTGCCATTCGCTGATCCGGACCCCCGCACTTCTGAAGTCGTCAGTAAGGTGTTGCTCCTCGCGGAGGACAAGAAGATTCAGGATCTCACCATCCTGGAACAGCTCACCTGA